One region of Culex pipiens pallens isolate TS chromosome 2, TS_CPP_V2, whole genome shotgun sequence genomic DNA includes:
- the LOC120413593 gene encoding cuticle protein 19, protein MFKVIALVACLVVVVSAGYYELDHHDYYAYPKYKFEYGVQDPHTGDHKSQWEHRDGEVVVGSYSLDEADGTHRVVTYNSDDHNGFQAHVQRVGHAQHPHGESYSNIDQHH, encoded by the exons atgttcaaa GTCATTGCATTGGTTGCCTGtttggtcgtcgtcgtctccGCCGGATACTACGAGCTGGATCATCATGACTACTATGCGTACCCCAAGTACAAGTTCGAGTACGGAGTGCAGGACCCCCACACCGGGGATCACAAGAGCCAGTGGGAGCACCGGGATGGCGAGGTCGTTGTTGGATCGTACTCGCTGGACGAAGCTGACGGTACGCACCGGGTGGTGACCTACAACTCGGATGACCACAACGGATTCCAGGCCCACGTGCAGCGCGTTGGCCACGCTCAGCACCCGCACGGGGAGAGCTACTCGAACATTGATCAGCACCATTGA